In Vicia villosa cultivar HV-30 ecotype Madison, WI linkage group LG7, Vvil1.0, whole genome shotgun sequence, the DNA window aatttcctgccgaagttattacccacgaaggttttagctggggaccaaacaccgcaggaaaatccgcaggaaatagatttcctgcggaaattttgctcaaatccgcaggtaaatccgcaggaaagcaGAGCATTTCTAGTAGTGATAGGAGTAAATGAttttattaaactaattaaaagtaGTAGGGATCATTTATAATGTTAAAGATTTCTTTCttagttttgaaaacaaatagatatctaaaattaatttaataattatactcACACAATATTGTATATGCAGaggttgtggaaaagtcaaatGAATTAAATGATGCCAAATATTACGGTGGAGGCTACAACCATGGTGGCGGCGGCGGTTACAATGGTGGCGGAGGAGGCTACAACcacggtggtggtggtggttatAATGGTGGTGGAGGAGGCTACAACCATGGTGGTGGTGGATACAATGGTGGTGGAGGAGGATACAACCATGGTGGTGGTGGATACAATGGTGGCGGAGGAGGATACAACCATGGAGGTGGTGGTTACAATGGTGGCGGAGGAGGATACAACCATGGCGGTGGTGGTGGTTATGGAGGTGGACATGGTGGTAGTTCCGACAATGGTAACTGATTATATAATCATGCATGGACGTACTATGTATAATAAAAGAGGTATAGAGAAACATGAATCTTTTTGAGGTTATGTATTATCTATCTTCTCACTATATAGTATAGATATGTCAATATGTTTATGTGAAGATGAGTTTGATTTCGAACCAAAGTGCTGAATGTGTAATCAATCATGTGTGTAATAAATCAAATATCATCCTTGTTACTACTTCGCCTCCTTCTAAGTTTATATATCCATTGTGCAAATTTTAAActaaattcaaataatatttatatattttttttttgagtaaGCAAGTTGTATTAAAAatgagaactaagggttctcaacaCCTGTTTACATCAAAAGAGGGGAAAAAACCCCGCACAAAAAATCAACAAGAGATTACAAACCGATTCGACACTACGAAATAAAGAACAAAGGATCTTTGTTGAATTCGTAGAAACCACAAATAGGATGAGTAATATCTCCTATAAAAGCCCACTTCCACACCAAAACCTTGATGCTCCAAATAGTATTATCCACATTCCACACCTCATTCCGGAAACACACACCATTTCTATACAACCAAAGAGACCATAAAGTTGCTAACCAAACTACTCCTAGTTTACCTTCTTTAACTTTCTTCTTTTTACAAAAGGAAAACCAATCCAAAAAACCTCCCAAACAATTCTCCTCCATCCCACCAAAAGGTTTGCCAATCCACCTAGCCATCGAAGTCCAAACC includes these proteins:
- the LOC131621076 gene encoding abscisic acid and environmental stress-inducible protein-like produces the protein MDSKIAFLILGLLAMVLLISSEVSARDLTETSTNTKDEVVEKSNELNDAKYYGGGYNHGGGGGYNGGGGGYNHGGGGGYNGGGGGYNHGGGGYNGGGGGYNHGGGGYNGGGGGYNHGGGGYNGGGGGYNHGGGGGYGGGHGGSSDNGN